One genomic segment of Natrononativus amylolyticus includes these proteins:
- a CDS encoding MmgE/PrpD family protein, whose product MVEPLAAYCADAPAPDRETAERIERHLLDWIGLVAGGRAHARSAASVLEAVEALGGADAPRVPTGGALAADRAALLGGTFAHSLDFDDTHRESSLHPGAPVIAAALPVARERGTTGEELFAAISLGYDVTCALGRAVDPDAHYARGFHLTATCGTFGATAAVGRLRGFDATAFEAAFGVNGSQAAGSLQFLENGAWNKRLHPGLAAQRAVLAAELVDAGFRGAAEPIEGAYGFLHGYTETAHPEVLASIEPGAAVLETALKPYPCCRYMHAAIDAMLDLRGEVDLEAVESVTVDLPAPGVRLTGEPIEAKRRPSNFVDCQFSAPFAAALALARGEAGLAAFLEAQENLDEPALCELMDRVEVVSTDETNDEFPQRWTARVSVDADGRHERFVEYARGEPEKPMSWAEVREKFRELAGTSGVDGEAADAIVEAVDGLGSGDSTAPLFDALDRAE is encoded by the coding sequence ATGGTCGAACCGCTCGCGGCGTACTGCGCCGACGCGCCCGCACCCGACAGGGAGACCGCCGAACGGATCGAGCGTCACCTCCTCGACTGGATCGGACTCGTCGCCGGCGGCCGCGCTCACGCCCGCTCCGCTGCCAGCGTCCTCGAGGCCGTCGAGGCGCTCGGAGGCGCCGACGCCCCGCGAGTTCCGACCGGCGGGGCGCTCGCAGCCGACCGCGCGGCGCTGCTCGGCGGAACGTTCGCCCACAGTCTGGACTTCGACGACACCCACCGGGAGTCGTCGCTTCACCCCGGCGCGCCCGTCATCGCCGCCGCGCTCCCGGTGGCTCGCGAGCGAGGGACGACCGGCGAGGAGCTGTTCGCGGCGATCTCGCTGGGGTACGACGTCACCTGCGCGCTCGGCCGCGCCGTCGACCCGGACGCCCACTACGCCCGCGGCTTTCACCTCACCGCGACCTGCGGAACCTTCGGCGCGACGGCCGCCGTCGGCCGCCTCCGGGGCTTCGACGCGACGGCGTTCGAGGCCGCCTTCGGCGTCAACGGCAGCCAGGCCGCCGGCTCGCTGCAGTTCCTCGAGAACGGCGCCTGGAACAAGCGCCTCCACCCCGGTCTGGCCGCACAGCGGGCGGTGCTCGCGGCCGAACTGGTCGACGCGGGGTTCCGGGGCGCCGCCGAGCCGATCGAGGGGGCGTACGGCTTCCTCCACGGCTACACCGAGACGGCGCACCCCGAGGTTCTCGCGTCGATCGAGCCCGGAGCGGCGGTGCTCGAGACCGCGCTCAAACCGTACCCTTGCTGTCGGTACATGCACGCCGCGATCGACGCGATGCTCGACCTTCGAGGCGAGGTCGACCTCGAGGCGGTGGAGTCCGTGACGGTCGACCTCCCCGCCCCCGGCGTTCGGCTGACGGGCGAACCGATCGAGGCGAAGCGGCGCCCGTCGAACTTCGTCGACTGCCAGTTCTCCGCGCCGTTCGCGGCCGCACTCGCACTCGCGCGCGGCGAGGCGGGGCTCGCCGCCTTCCTCGAGGCACAGGAGAATCTCGACGAGCCGGCGCTGTGCGAGCTGATGGACCGCGTCGAGGTCGTCTCGACCGACGAGACGAACGACGAGTTCCCGCAGCGGTGGACGGCTCGCGTCAGCGTCGACGCCGACGGGCGCCACGAGCGGTTCGTCGAGTACGCCCGCGGGGAGCCGGAGAAGCCGATGTCGTGGGCCGAGGTTCGAGAGAAGTTCCGCGAACTCGCGGGTACCTCCGGCGTCGACGGCGAGGCTGCGGACGCGATCGTCGAGGCGGTCGACGGGCTCGGATCGGGCGACTCGACGGCGCCGCTGTTCGACGCGCTCGATCGCGCGGAGTAG
- a CDS encoding SDR family oxidoreductase produces MNGDADFDGSRALVTAASKGLGRETARELVERGARVAIVSRSRENLEVAREWIVAETGADEDCVLVATGDLTAPDEIREAVSGAIDDLGGLDVLVTNHGGPPVQSIEETTVDELDDAYAGVIRGTFVTLRTALPALADGGGAVVNVVSATAREPLPGDVFQSLLRPGLYALSKSLSREYGPEVRVNCVCPRGIVTERLEHKIELLAEREGITVDEARKRRADELAVDDLGTPEEFASAVAFLASPEASYVTGTTLPVDGGWSRGAF; encoded by the coding sequence ATGAACGGGGACGCCGACTTCGACGGCTCCCGTGCGCTCGTCACCGCGGCGAGCAAGGGGCTGGGCCGGGAGACGGCCCGAGAGCTGGTCGAGCGGGGCGCTCGCGTCGCAATCGTCTCTCGGTCCCGGGAGAATCTCGAGGTCGCACGAGAGTGGATCGTCGCGGAGACCGGCGCCGACGAGGACTGCGTCCTCGTGGCGACCGGAGATCTCACCGCCCCTGACGAGATCCGCGAGGCCGTCTCCGGAGCGATCGACGACCTCGGGGGACTCGACGTGCTGGTGACGAACCACGGCGGACCGCCGGTGCAGTCGATCGAGGAGACGACCGTCGACGAGCTCGACGACGCCTACGCGGGCGTGATCCGGGGAACGTTCGTCACGCTACGGACCGCGCTACCGGCGCTGGCCGACGGCGGCGGCGCCGTCGTCAACGTCGTCTCGGCCACCGCTCGCGAGCCGCTTCCCGGCGACGTCTTCCAGAGCTTGCTCCGGCCGGGACTCTACGCGCTCTCGAAGTCCCTCTCGCGGGAGTACGGACCGGAGGTCCGGGTCAACTGCGTCTGTCCGCGCGGGATCGTCACGGAGCGCCTCGAGCACAAGATCGAGCTGCTCGCCGAGCGCGAGGGGATCACGGTCGACGAGGCCCGGAAGCGCCGGGCGGACGAACTCGCGGTCGACGACCTCGGAACGCCCGAGGAGTTCGCCAGCGCGGTCGCGTTCCTCGCATCGCCGGAGGCGAGCTACGTTACAGGGACGACCCTCCCGGTCGACGGCGGCTGGTCGCGGGGGGCGTTCTGA
- a CDS encoding universal stress protein, whose protein sequence is MYRVLAPVDTDEERAQAQIDTLLDLPSATDELRVDVLYVYEEIDAPGDEAGPAYIDEINRSLKDLQGLPDTVSRVVNSLRESGVEVEAHDVTGDPASAILELADEFDVNAISLSARRRSPVGKVLFGSVTQAVILDSERPVIVAPA, encoded by the coding sequence ATGTACCGCGTGTTGGCGCCGGTGGACACGGACGAGGAAAGAGCCCAGGCACAGATCGACACTCTGCTCGACCTCCCGAGCGCGACGGACGAACTGCGGGTCGACGTACTGTACGTCTACGAGGAGATCGACGCCCCCGGCGACGAAGCCGGTCCCGCGTACATCGACGAGATCAACCGCTCCCTGAAGGACCTCCAGGGGCTTCCGGACACCGTTTCACGCGTGGTGAATTCGCTCCGTGAGTCGGGCGTCGAGGTCGAGGCCCACGACGTGACCGGCGACCCCGCGTCCGCGATCCTCGAGCTCGCCGACGAGTTCGACGTCAACGCGATCAGCCTCAGCGCCCGTCGTCGCTCGCCCGTCGGCAAGGTGCTGTTCGGCAGCGTCACGCAGGCGGTCATTCTCGACAGCGAACGCCCGGTGATCGTGGCTCCAGCATGA